A genomic region of Bdellovibrionales bacterium contains the following coding sequences:
- a CDS encoding ATP-binding protein yields MSKLKVVREQLNNELVAFVNKGHGVIYGAPGAGKSYAISTLAESLISKGIPAIVISVEQFVSGSSQEIFDFLKTNLGDVETVNKIPSEAGSERGIIFLDGYDAARDAVVEANLQKALRDVQSKFDNWNLIITIREYDLDKNLTLQRLLALIKTGKTKNAFKIDEFSEEELAEGLTSAGFDANIILSGNPTGLKRLLKNPFNLWLFCRIFDPKDKAIYLSLHTESQLLKAYFDRVVGSDLGVNTIVAGVTQSMVNSGTLNVELRAVSALGSKTEIDRLFSSEVFVYSASGASRVHFKHNILFDYFVSVYCFDSNPMNFIGYLIADKRRSLFLQQSLKFFFFKLWENDRTAYWSLVSLMYNHKEPAISLISKTIPFIPIINGLTDIAEIDFAIKGAEAFRNYFAKYLMFGFQVYPDVNSSIRPRVYETLAAVLNESFVWNLCVQVSSEMDKAKDEIGRKTLSSALILAHKYIASKEFSFSRPLIANWILPGFIKTLDIDQQYKETFIKSIVQSIGSTNYDVQPLYRLCSHIEQIVDFYPALAAEIYVAIFSYKEESQDPVGMGTPILPLQSNKRQDYEMCFYQLDEAFSHFLEVEPKEALKAGIKAGEKEIHRSHIRGRTDEKTIRIDYRGKSYEIVPDFSCIWGDGHRLGEYGLQIIDKAIGYIGTMVEQGKLDLTNELFDLAVANAHVAFSWNLLLDLASQYPSSFAPKIAFLLHSSEVLRATDLDYVIGNNIGALYSHLVQADRVGIERAIMAIDMDTASEEIRKYHSQAKDKYILALPKDLISDQGLKDRRDVLDESDVKSYFVKHFQMESGWTKRDHDDYLKEAGVNMDAQETKSNLSLIDKFEKLEFSKEQMTAEQSKQFQSIIEELLKNVCQIKNSDLQSDIIRRTLDKVDKHFFEIPENQTTTFKLVHELLKLAAKHPEPAFDPKYHSDFDSPGWSPAPRTEAAEIVCKLGLRYKHNDINEIIKTLLSDKVPAVRYLLSAELFRVYFFDESFFWEMLNERAVTEDKRTIKDALVLSLSRVFLKNVSKSELVLKQLFDISHSDHFSENLGNSIVELAIGSIGTFGTEELKKVIKDPQKYPTILRHVTLRLTSNLVYASFAEDKPGFHKSLEYSQQLLSSCRQVLSAPGRKLENLRDVYSVVTEFITRLYFNSELKGVKDLDAEVAEGYFQSISKLIDSIVETAVATKYLDAGATHYFVQMMGNIVEYLPRSVIFWTHKLVTVSKTGDYHIDSMAVKEVVELVETLLSMHKNELSKNADELESVIHLLDIFAEVGWPEALKATWKLDSVFR; encoded by the coding sequence ATGAGTAAGTTAAAAGTAGTGCGAGAACAATTGAACAATGAATTAGTGGCTTTTGTGAACAAGGGCCACGGGGTTATTTATGGAGCGCCAGGTGCTGGAAAATCGTATGCTATTAGCACTCTGGCGGAGTCGCTAATTTCAAAAGGCATCCCCGCAATTGTAATTTCAGTCGAACAGTTTGTAAGTGGGTCTTCACAAGAAATTTTTGACTTTCTCAAGACCAATTTAGGGGACGTAGAAACGGTAAATAAGATACCGAGTGAAGCCGGCAGCGAGCGTGGAATCATTTTCTTAGATGGATATGATGCCGCCAGAGATGCAGTTGTCGAAGCAAATTTACAGAAGGCACTTCGGGACGTTCAGAGTAAATTTGACAATTGGAATCTAATTATAACGATTCGTGAGTATGACTTAGACAAAAATCTCACTCTTCAGAGACTCCTTGCCCTGATTAAAACAGGCAAAACAAAGAATGCCTTCAAAATAGATGAGTTCAGCGAAGAGGAGCTAGCGGAAGGATTAACAAGCGCTGGTTTTGATGCAAACATTATTCTTTCTGGAAATCCTACTGGCTTAAAGCGCCTTCTTAAGAATCCTTTTAACCTTTGGTTGTTCTGTCGGATTTTTGATCCTAAAGATAAGGCCATCTATTTATCGCTTCATACAGAGTCTCAATTGCTGAAGGCATATTTTGACCGAGTAGTAGGGTCTGACCTTGGTGTGAATACGATCGTAGCGGGTGTTACCCAGAGCATGGTGAACTCGGGCACATTAAATGTGGAACTCAGAGCTGTGAGTGCACTCGGTTCTAAAACTGAAATCGATAGGCTATTTAGCTCTGAGGTTTTTGTATATTCGGCATCAGGAGCGAGCCGAGTCCATTTCAAGCACAATATTTTGTTCGATTACTTTGTATCGGTTTACTGCTTTGACTCTAATCCGATGAACTTCATTGGATATTTAATAGCTGACAAACGACGCTCTCTTTTCTTGCAACAAAGTCTAAAGTTCTTCTTTTTCAAGCTTTGGGAAAACGATCGGACAGCCTATTGGTCTTTAGTTTCATTGATGTACAACCACAAAGAACCTGCAATTTCTCTGATTTCGAAGACGATTCCCTTCATACCTATTATTAATGGACTTACCGATATTGCGGAAATCGACTTTGCCATAAAGGGCGCCGAGGCATTTAGAAACTATTTTGCCAAGTATCTGATGTTTGGTTTTCAGGTGTATCCAGATGTAAATTCGTCGATTCGTCCAAGAGTCTACGAAACTTTGGCCGCAGTCCTAAATGAGTCGTTTGTCTGGAATCTGTGCGTACAGGTTTCATCGGAAATGGACAAAGCTAAGGACGAAATTGGACGTAAAACTCTTTCGAGCGCATTAATTTTGGCTCACAAGTATATTGCGAGTAAGGAGTTCTCCTTTTCGCGTCCACTTATCGCAAATTGGATTCTGCCGGGATTTATCAAGACGCTGGATATTGATCAACAATATAAAGAAACCTTCATTAAAAGCATTGTTCAATCAATTGGGTCGACCAATTACGATGTGCAGCCGTTGTACAGGCTTTGTTCCCATATCGAGCAAATTGTAGATTTTTATCCGGCTCTAGCAGCTGAAATATATGTCGCGATATTTAGCTACAAGGAAGAAAGCCAGGACCCAGTAGGAATGGGGACTCCGATTCTCCCCCTTCAATCTAACAAGCGCCAAGATTATGAGATGTGCTTCTACCAGTTGGATGAAGCCTTTAGCCACTTTCTTGAGGTCGAACCAAAGGAGGCCCTAAAGGCTGGAATTAAAGCCGGAGAAAAGGAGATTCATCGATCTCACATAAGAGGCAGAACAGACGAAAAAACTATTCGCATTGATTACAGAGGGAAGAGTTACGAAATTGTCCCGGATTTTAGCTGCATCTGGGGAGACGGTCACAGACTCGGAGAATATGGTCTTCAGATCATCGATAAAGCAATTGGTTACATTGGAACAATGGTCGAACAAGGCAAACTTGATTTGACGAATGAGCTTTTTGATTTAGCAGTCGCCAATGCTCATGTGGCATTTTCATGGAACCTCCTTCTCGATCTAGCTAGCCAGTATCCTTCATCCTTTGCTCCCAAGATTGCATTCCTCCTTCATTCTTCTGAAGTGTTACGAGCCACTGACCTAGATTATGTGATCGGAAATAATATTGGCGCTCTCTACAGTCATCTGGTGCAGGCAGATCGCGTAGGAATTGAACGCGCAATTATGGCGATCGATATGGATACCGCATCGGAAGAAATTCGCAAATACCACTCTCAAGCAAAGGATAAATACATTCTGGCGCTGCCCAAGGATTTGATTTCCGATCAAGGGCTGAAGGATCGACGAGATGTATTGGATGAAAGCGATGTCAAATCTTACTTCGTTAAGCACTTTCAAATGGAATCTGGCTGGACGAAGCGGGATCACGATGACTACCTAAAAGAAGCTGGCGTGAACATGGATGCTCAAGAAACAAAGAGCAATCTATCTTTGATCGATAAATTTGAAAAACTGGAATTTTCAAAAGAGCAAATGACAGCGGAACAATCTAAGCAGTTTCAATCGATCATCGAAGAACTTCTGAAAAACGTTTGTCAGATTAAAAACTCTGACCTTCAATCGGATATTATAAGAAGGACCTTAGATAAAGTTGATAAGCACTTTTTTGAAATCCCTGAAAATCAGACAACAACATTCAAGTTGGTGCATGAACTACTGAAGCTTGCTGCAAAACACCCAGAGCCTGCATTTGATCCGAAATATCATTCAGATTTTGATAGTCCTGGATGGTCTCCTGCGCCCAGAACTGAAGCTGCGGAGATAGTCTGTAAATTGGGTCTCCGATATAAGCACAATGATATAAACGAAATCATTAAGACACTTCTCTCAGACAAGGTCCCAGCCGTTCGATATTTGCTGTCGGCCGAGCTATTTCGAGTCTACTTCTTTGACGAGTCATTCTTCTGGGAAATGTTGAATGAAAGAGCGGTGACGGAAGATAAGCGCACGATTAAAGATGCTTTAGTACTTTCTCTAAGCAGAGTTTTTCTTAAAAACGTAAGCAAATCCGAGCTTGTGCTGAAGCAACTTTTTGACATCAGCCACTCTGATCATTTTTCAGAAAATCTTGGGAATAGTATTGTTGAGCTGGCAATTGGGTCCATAGGTACATTTGGTACCGAGGAGCTCAAGAAGGTCATTAAAGATCCTCAGAAGTATCCGACTATTCTCCGCCATGTTACGCTTCGGCTGACTAGCAATTTGGTATATGCCTCTTTTGCTGAAGACAAACCTGGTTTTCATAAGTCTCTTGAATATTCTCAGCAGCTTCTCAGTAGTTGCCGGCAGGTACTCTCTGCGCCAGGACGGAAACTGGAAAATCTTCGGGATGTTTATAGCGTAGTAACCGAGTTCATCACTCGCCTTTACTTTAACTCTGAACTTAAGGGAGTGAAGGACCTGGATGCTGAAGTTGCTGAAGGATACTTCCAAAGCATATCTAAGCTGATCGATTCGATTGTTGAAACTGCTGTTGCAACAAAATATTTAGATGCGGGAGCGACTCACTACTTCGTCCAAATGATGGGTAACATTGTAGAGTATTTGCCCCGAAGTGTAATCTTCTGGACTCACAAGTTGGTAACAGTGAGCAAGACAGGTGACTATCACATCGATTCAATGGCGGTGAAGGAAGTTGTTGAACTGGTCGAAACGCTCTTGTCCATGCATAAGAATGAACTTTCCAAAAATGCTGACGAACTAGAGTCTGTGATTCATTTGCTAGATATTTTCGCTGAAGTCGGTTGGCCAGAGGCTTTGAAGGCAACCTGGAAGCTTGATTCAGTTTTCCGATAG